The DNA window TGCAACATCTAAAAAAATAAAGTATATAAGGGAAGGAAAAATTAAAAAAAATACTATAGAAAGGTTTTTACATGACAGAGATAAAAGCATTTAATGGAACACGGTACAATAACATTATAATAGATATAGCAAAAGTTGTTGCACCGCCTTACGATGTAATAAACGAAACGCAACAGGACGAGTTTTATAAAATGCATCCATATAATGTTATAAGATTAATACTCGGTAAACAGCATGAAGATGATAATGAAAACAATAACAGGTACACAAGAGCTAAAAGGTTTATAGATGAATGGAAAGAAAAAGGAATTCTTATAAGGGACGATGAACCTGCCATTTACCTCTATGTGCAGAAATATAAGATTGGCAATAAAAACTATGAGAGGCGCGGATTTATAGCCCTTATGAGGCTTGATAGTGATATATATAAGCATGAAAAAACTCTGTCGAAGCCAAAGGAAGACAGATTTGAATTGATGAAGGCATGCAATAGCAATCTCTCGCCCATCTTTGTTTTATATGATGACAAAAAAAAATGCGTGGAATGTATAACAATAAATCCTAAAATTCATATACCTATTGCACATTTAAAAGATGGAGAAGTTGAGCATTTCTTCTACAAGGTTCCGGATAAAAAAATCATTTCAATTATAACGGATATGATTGGGAAACAACGGGTATACATTGCGGACGGGCATCATAGGTATGAAACCGCCTTAAAGTATAGGGATTATATGTTTTCAAAGTACGGTAAAGATGATGATGCCGACTACAACTATGTTATGTCATACTTCACGAATATGAGTGATGATGGACTTGTTATTCTGCCAACACACAGGGTTGTTCATAATATTAAATACAGAGATGAAGAACTTCTAGATAAATTAAAGGCGGGTTTTAGTATTAAACAATTTTTAGCAGCACCCGATAAAAATAAAATAGAACAATGGCTTTCTGAGATAGGTAAAAACAATAAAGGATTTGGCGTAAAGTTTTATGACAGCGATAAGCTCTACATACTTTATGATTACAAGCCCTTCAACCTAAAAAAAGATAACTCATCGGATGTTTTAAAATCACTTGATGTTTATATCCTTAACAAAGAGATTCTTGAGCAC is part of the Deltaproteobacteria bacterium genome and encodes:
- a CDS encoding DUF1015 domain-containing protein, with protein sequence MTEIKAFNGTRYNNIIIDIAKVVAPPYDVINETQQDEFYKMHPYNVIRLILGKQHEDDNENNNRYTRAKRFIDEWKEKGILIRDDEPAIYLYVQKYKIGNKNYERRGFIALMRLDSDIYKHEKTLSKPKEDRFELMKACNSNLSPIFVLYDDKKKCVECITINPKIHIPIAHLKDGEVEHFFYKVPDKKIISIITDMIGKQRVYIADGHHRYETALKYRDYMFSKYGKDDDADYNYVMSYFTNMSDDGLVILPTHRVVHNIKYRDEELLDKLKAGFSIKQFLAAPDKNKIEQWLSEIGKNNKGFGVKFYDSDKLYILYDYKPFNLKKDNSSDVLKSLDVYILNKEILEHIFDIGEVDLSRGEKLSYFHNINEALNSMINGDVIFVLNPPSAMDVKSVALASLTMPQKTTFFYPKLLSGLVFNFFNIKQ